The Theobroma cacao cultivar B97-61/B2 chromosome 2, Criollo_cocoa_genome_V2, whole genome shotgun sequence genome includes the window AAATGCCTCTTCAGCATCTCCGCTGAACAGATGTGGACTTGTGGTGTAcctaaacaaataaataaaaggttAAAAAGTTAAGAGAAAGCAAGGTCAACAGATATCAGCTCACTGCTATAAACAGGACTTGTGTGCATGTAGTTGTTACTCTGGCATTAAAGGCCAAACTACTTTAAATTGAGATCATATGGTCTACTGCTTGTATCACAACCCCCAACCTTTTCAATTTTCAGATGAAATCTTCAACCATTTACCTTCCAGTCATTAGATTTGAGAGCTGTTTAGTACTAACCTCAGCCTCCCTGTATCCCCCTCCCACCACCTCACACACACCATGTCAAAAGTGAAACTCAGAGACTCAGTTTTGCCAGAAAACTCTATCATATAAACCTTGGAATGCAACTTTGTTAAGAAAGAACTAGTCAAAGACAAGGATAACATACAAATATGCTCGTGACAGTTCTGTACAAGTTCGTGTAGCCACTTCTTGTCCATTCAATGTACTTTTCCTTCCACTTATTCCAATCCATCTTTCTCTAAGAACAGGCTGATCAATTATACCAAGAATCTGGAAAAAAATAGATGAAGAGGGCAACATATTTATGCCTACTGGTAAGACCAAAATCGACTCACTCTCAGCTTTGTGCAGGCTCATAGGACAATATTGCAAAACTGGTTTTGTCATGATGACAGGGACTTTTCATTGCTAATGAGGATAACAAAAAGTACTGAGCATGCTAAGATTGCTCTCTCATGGGAACTAAAGGAAAGCAACCACTTTACCTTTTAACAACTACTAGCACAAGCGGAAGAGTAGTACAGGGGTATAAGTATAACTTACTGGTCTACTTTTGTGTAGCAAAGCAATAAGAGTACCAAAGACTGGTTTTCCTGAAAAATGACAAGTATGATGTCACTTTCGGAAAATAGaaacataaaactaacatAATGCtttgaataaaaatagaaacaaaaagataCCAGTAATGAAACTTTTTGTGCCATCTATTGGATCTAAAACCCAAACATAATCTGCAGAATTCTCTTTACATCTCCAGCCGTTTTCCTCTCCGTAACTACAATTACAATTCTGATAATTTCAGcaacagaaaataaaagaacaaaacttTTATCACTCCAAATGGAAATCCAACACTGAAACGATAGTACAAGGACTCAAAACTCACATTGCATGGGACGGAAAATTCTCCAATATAATCGAAACCATAGATTCCTCAGCTGCTTGGTCTGCAATTGTCACTGGACCTGCAGTAGACGAATACAACGTAAGGAGTatttgcctttttataaaatttgagtAAGCAAAATTCTTAGAAGACTTACTCAAATCTTCTTTATCAAGAATCTCGAATTTCTTCCGAAAGTACTTGCGAATCACTTCGCCGGCGGCATCAGCAAGGTAGTTGCCGACCTCGGCAAAACGGTCGAGTTGGGCGTCGTTTAGTGATAAAGACTCGGTGTGGTTAGAGAGTTTAGAGTTGGAAATCATGGCTTTTGTTTGGAGACAAATTCGGGGGGTTTTGAAGGAAGGAAACGAG containing:
- the LOC18607733 gene encoding bifunctional phosphatase IMPL2, chloroplastic; the protein is MLLQSQSHFLSTSPKAHPFSHSSSSSSLLTRKSYFLSFPSFKTPRICLQTKAMISNSKLSNHTESLSLNDAQLDRFAEVGNYLADAAGEVIRKYFRKKFEILDKEDLSPVTIADQAAEESMVSIILENFPSHAIYGEENGWRCKENSADYVWVLDPIDGTKSFITGKPVFGTLIALLHKSRPILGIIDQPVLRERWIGISGRKSTLNGQEVATRTCTELSRAYLYTTSPHLFSGDAEEAFARVKDKVKLPLYGCDCYAYALLASGYVDLVIESGLRPYDFLALVPVIEGAGGVITDWKGQQLDWKASSGSRATSFNVVAAGDKQIHRQALDVLQWR